The window CTTGCCATAGGCGTCGAGCACGGCCTCCTTCATCGTCTCCGATAGGGTCGGATGCGGGAAGATGGTGTGCATCAGCTCTTCCTCGGTGGTCTCGAGGTTCATCGCGACGACGAAGCCCTGGATCAGCTCGGTGACCTCAGCGCCGACCATATGGGCGCCGAGCAGCTTGCCGGTCTTGGCGTCGAAGATCGTCTTGACCATGCCATTGTCTTCGCCGAGCGCCACCGCCTTGCCGTTGGCGACGAAGTTGAAGCGGCCGACCTTGAGCTGATGACCGGCTTCTTTGGCCTTGGCCTCGGTCAGGCCGACGCTGGCGATCTGCGGGTGGCAATAAGTGCACCCCGGGATCATGTTCTTGTCCATCGGGTGCGGATGTAGGCCCTTGATTGCCTCGACGCAGATCACCGCCTCATGCTCGGCCTTGTGCGCCAGCATCGGCGGGCCGGCGACATCGCCGATCGCGTAGACGCCCTTCACATTGGTGCGGCAGAGCCCGTCGATCGCGATCACGCCGCGATCGAGCTTCACGCCGAGCGCCTCCAGGCCGAGATTCTCGACATTGGCGATGACGCCGACAGCCGAGATCATCCGCTCGGCGGTGATCGTCTGCTTGTTGCCCTTCTCGTCCTCGACATGGGCGGTGACCGAATTGGCCCCCTTCTCGACCTTGGTGACCTTGGTCGAGGTCATGATCTTCATGCCCTGCTTCTCGAAGGCTTTCCGCGCAAAGGCGCCGATCTCGGCGTCCTCTACGGGGACGACCTGCGGCATGATCTCGACCACCGTCACCTCGGCGCCGAGCGTGCGGTAGAAGGAGGCGAACTCGATGCCGATCGCGCCCGAGCCCATCACCACCAGCGATTTCGGCATGGTCGGCGGCACCAGCGCCTCGAAATAGGTCCAGATCAGCTTGCCGTCCGGCTCCAGTCCGGGCAGCGCGCGCGGGCGGGCGCCGGTCGCGACGATGATGTGGTCGGCGGTGTAGGTGCCCTCGCCCTTCGCGCCCTTCGGCACCGGTCCCTGCGGCTGCATGGCCGGCTTCTTGGTCGGGGCGACCACGATGGTGTTGGCCTTGGTGAGCTTGGCCTCGCCCCAGATCACGTCGACCTTGTTCTTCTTCATCAGGAACTGGACGCCGTTGTTCATCCTGACCGCGATGCCGCGCGAGCGCTTCACCACCGCTTCCAGATCGGCCTTGAACGTGCCCTCCAGCGTCAGGCCGTAGTCCTTGGCGTGCTGGCCGTAATGCAGGATCTCGGCGGAGCGCAGCAGCGCCTTGGTCGGGATGCAGCCCCAGTTCGAGCAGATGCCGGCAAGATGCTCGCGCTCGACGATGGCGGTCTTGAAGCCGAGCTGCGCCGCGCGGATCGCCGCGACATAGCCGCCGGGGCCGGAGCCGATGATGATGATGTCGTAGTCAGCCATGGGAAATGCCTCGGCTCGTTCTGCCCACCGCGGGCAGTGTTGATGGTGCGGGGCAACGCCCCGGTTCAAATTCGTTCACGGGCCGGCGATCCGCAGCGCGGGGCCGCGTGCGGGCAATGGCAGGCCGAGCAGGCCGTCGACGACCGGCGCCAGCGCCAGCCCGATGGCGCGGGTGTTCTCCGCATCGAGATGGATTCCGTCCTCGCCGGTCACGGTCGCGACCGCCGCCGCGTCGAAGAAGCTGGCGCCGATCTCGTCGGCGATGCGGCGATAATACGTCGCGAGCAGCGCCATCTTCTCGGGCGCGCCCTCCATGAAGAAATTGGCCTCGTGCTCGGGATCATCCGGCTTGCGCACGAGCGGCGGCGCGACGATCAGCACCTCCGGCACCGGCATGCCGGGCTCGACCGGCGGGCGCTGCGCCACCTGCGCCAGCATCCGCATCGAGCGGGCGACGTCATAGGGCGCGAGCGAGTGCTGGCGCTGGCAGTCATTGGTGCCGAGCATCAGGATGACGAGATCGAGCGGCGCATGGCACTCGATGAACAGCGGCAGCAACGAGATACCGGAGCGATAGGGGCGCAGCGGATCTTCCAGCGCGATCCGCCGCCCGTTGAGCCCTTCTTCGATCACCGTGGCATAGCCGCCGAGCGCCTTCTCCAGCACGCGCGGCCAGCGCACATCGTCGCTGTGCCGTTCCGGGCGATTGGCGATCCGCCCCCAGGTGAGTGAATCGCCGAAAGCTAGGATGCGGGCCTGGCGGGTCATCGCCGCCTACACCAGCATCGCCATCGGCTTCTCGATATAGCCCTTGAAAGCCTGGAGCAGCTCGGCGCCGAGCGCGCCATCTACCGCGCGGTGGTCGGTTGAGAGCGTCACCGACATCACGGTCGCGACTGCGAGCTGGCCGTTCTTGACCACGGCGCGTGGCTCGCCGGCGCCGACCGCTAGGATCGTCGCATGCGGCGGATTGATTACCGCGGCGAAGTCCTTGACGCCGAACATGCCGAGATTCGAGACCGCCGAGGTGCCGCCCTGATACTCCTCTGGCTTCAGCTTGCGTGTCTTAGCCCTTGCCGCCATGTCCTTCATCTCGTTGGAGATTTGCGACAGTGTCTTGTGGCAGGCGTCGCGAATGATCGGCGTGATCAGCCCGCCCGGGATCGAGACGGCGACGCCGACATCGGCGTGCTTGTGCTTGAGCATGGCGCCGTCGGTCCAGGAGACGTTGGCGTCAGGCACGGCCCGCAGCGCCAGAGCCAGCGCCTTGATCACCATGTCGTTGACCGAGAGCTTGTAGGCCGGCTTGCCGTCCTTCTCCGGCGCCGCGGCGTTGAGCTCGGCGCGCAGCTTGAGCAGCGCATCGAGCTCGCAATCGAGCGTGACGTAGAAATGCGGGATGGTCTGCTTGGCTTCGGTCAGGCGGCGCGCGATCGTCTTGCGCATGCCGTCATGCGGAATCTCCTCATAGGAGCCCGGCGCGAACAGCTTCTTGGTCTGCTCGTCCGAGGGACCGGCTGCGAGCGGCGCGGCGGCGGGCTTGGGCGCTGCGGGAGCGCCAGCCGCCGGCACCGGCGCGGCCTTGGCAGCCCCGCCCTGCTTGGCGGCCTCGATGTCCTTCTCGACGATGCGGCCATGTGGACCCGAGCCCTGGACCTTGCCGAGATCGATGCCGGCGTCCTTGGCGAGGCGGCGCGCCAGCGGCGAGGCGAAAGGGCGATCGCCCGACACCGTTTTGCCACCGGTGTTGAAGCCGGATTCGGCGGTGACCTGCGGCGTCGATTCAGGCTTGGCCTCCGCCTTCGGCGCAGGCGCTTCCGGCTTGGCGGCTTCGGGCTTAGGCGCTTCGGCCTTGGCCGGTGCGGAGACGCTCTTGGCGTCCTCGCCTTCGCCGGCGATCACTCCGATCACCTCGTTGACGGCAACGTCGGCGGTGCCTTCAGGCACGACGATCTTAGCGAGGATGCCCTCGTCGACTGCCTCGACCTCCATG is drawn from Bosea sp. Tri-49 and contains these coding sequences:
- the lpdA gene encoding dihydrolipoyl dehydrogenase translates to MADYDIIIIGSGPGGYVAAIRAAQLGFKTAIVEREHLAGICSNWGCIPTKALLRSAEILHYGQHAKDYGLTLEGTFKADLEAVVKRSRGIAVRMNNGVQFLMKKNKVDVIWGEAKLTKANTIVVAPTKKPAMQPQGPVPKGAKGEGTYTADHIIVATGARPRALPGLEPDGKLIWTYFEALVPPTMPKSLVVMGSGAIGIEFASFYRTLGAEVTVVEIMPQVVPVEDAEIGAFARKAFEKQGMKIMTSTKVTKVEKGANSVTAHVEDEKGNKQTITAERMISAVGVIANVENLGLEALGVKLDRGVIAIDGLCRTNVKGVYAIGDVAGPPMLAHKAEHEAVICVEAIKGLHPHPMDKNMIPGCTYCHPQIASVGLTEAKAKEAGHQLKVGRFNFVANGKAVALGEDNGMVKTIFDAKTGKLLGAHMVGAEVTELIQGFVVAMNLETTEEELMHTIFPHPTLSETMKEAVLDAYGKVLNA
- a CDS encoding SGNH/GDSL hydrolase family protein → MTRQARILAFGDSLTWGRIANRPERHSDDVRWPRVLEKALGGYATVIEEGLNGRRIALEDPLRPYRSGISLLPLFIECHAPLDLVILMLGTNDCQRQHSLAPYDVARSMRMLAQVAQRPPVEPGMPVPEVLIVAPPLVRKPDDPEHEANFFMEGAPEKMALLATYYRRIADEIGASFFDAAAVATVTGEDGIHLDAENTRAIGLALAPVVDGLLGLPLPARGPALRIAGP
- a CDS encoding pyruvate dehydrogenase complex dihydrolipoamide acetyltransferase, yielding MPTNILMPALSPTMEKGNLAKWLKKEGDKIKSGDIIAEIETDKATMEVEAVDEGILAKIVVPEGTADVAVNEVIGVIAGEGEDAKSVSAPAKAEAPKPEAAKPEAPAPKAEAKPESTPQVTAESGFNTGGKTVSGDRPFASPLARRLAKDAGIDLGKVQGSGPHGRIVEKDIEAAKQGGAAKAAPVPAAGAPAAPKPAAAPLAAGPSDEQTKKLFAPGSYEEIPHDGMRKTIARRLTEAKQTIPHFYVTLDCELDALLKLRAELNAAAPEKDGKPAYKLSVNDMVIKALALALRAVPDANVSWTDGAMLKHKHADVGVAVSIPGGLITPIIRDACHKTLSQISNEMKDMAARAKTRKLKPEEYQGGTSAVSNLGMFGVKDFAAVINPPHATILAVGAGEPRAVVKNGQLAVATVMSVTLSTDHRAVDGALGAELLQAFKGYIEKPMAMLV